One Planktothrix serta PCC 8927 DNA segment encodes these proteins:
- the modA gene encoding molybdate ABC transporter substrate-binding protein produces MKRKRILAFLAGFLATLLLAISFKAVIPTPANAQSTTLLIGAAASLQDAIKEVDPLFKSAHPGIKVNYNFAASGPLQQQIEQGAPIDLFIAAATKQMDALQAKNLILADTRRNILTNSLVLVVPSNSSLGLTSFKQLTNSNVKKISVGEPRSVPAGQYAEQVFKNLGILDQLKPKFVYGNSVRNVLGTVESGNADAGVIYATDAKVSNKVKQVATAPNNLHSPIVYPIAVITASKNQPSARTYAQFLTGQKAQAIFKKYGFGIAK; encoded by the coding sequence TAGCAACATTGCTACTGGCGATCAGCTTTAAAGCGGTCATACCTACCCCAGCCAATGCCCAATCTACCACCCTGCTAATTGGAGCCGCAGCCAGTTTGCAAGATGCCATCAAAGAAGTCGATCCCCTGTTTAAATCTGCCCATCCTGGGATTAAAGTTAACTACAACTTTGCAGCATCGGGGCCACTTCAACAACAAATTGAGCAAGGCGCACCCATTGACCTATTTATTGCGGCTGCAACCAAACAAATGGATGCTTTACAGGCGAAAAATCTAATTCTGGCTGATACTCGCCGCAATATACTCACTAATAGCCTGGTTTTAGTAGTGCCGAGTAACTCCAGCCTGGGACTAACAAGCTTCAAGCAATTAACCAATTCCAACGTCAAAAAAATTTCAGTGGGAGAGCCGCGTAGCGTCCCGGCAGGACAATACGCTGAACAAGTGTTTAAGAATTTAGGCATTCTGGATCAACTCAAACCCAAATTTGTCTATGGAAACTCAGTTCGCAACGTTTTAGGAACTGTCGAGAGTGGTAACGCTGATGCTGGAGTTATCTATGCCACCGATGCCAAAGTTTCAAACAAAGTCAAACAAGTCGCAACGGCCCCCAATAATTTACACTCTCCAATTGTTTACCCCATAGCCGTGATTACAGCCAGTAAAAATCAGCCCTCTGCTCGTACCTACGCCCAATTTCTCACGGGTCAGAAAGCGCAAGCTATCTTCAAAAAATACGGTTTTGGCATTGCTAAATAA